One Candidatus Campbellbacteria bacterium genomic window carries:
- a CDS encoding acylphosphatase, producing MNEIEAVVIGKVQNVGFREFVSRHANALWLQGFVQNQGVGELRVVAQGPEDKLERLIEHLHKGPFLAHVRDVQVLWREPTEQFTEFSIV from the coding sequence ATGAACGAGATAGAGGCAGTTGTAATAGGTAAGGTTCAAAATGTTGGATTTCGAGAGTTCGTCTCACGACATGCCAACGCACTGTGGCTTCAGGGTTTTGTGCAGAACCAAGGTGTTGGCGAATTGAGGGTGGTTGCGCAAGGGCCAGAAGATAAACTGGAGCGACTCATAGAACACTTGCACAAAGGTCCGTTTCTTGCACACGTTCGTGATGTACAGGTACTATGGAGAGAACCAACAGAACAGTTTACAGAGTTTTCTATAGTGTAA